DNA from Chrysemys picta bellii isolate R12L10 chromosome 13, ASM1138683v2, whole genome shotgun sequence:
tggaggcgatcatagatggcttcgcagcgatgggattcccaaactgcggtggggccatagatggaactcacatccctatcctggcaccagaccaccaggccacccagtacattaaccgaaagggatacttttccatggtgctgcaagcactggtggaccacaggggacgttttaccaacatctacgtgggatggccgggcaaggttcatgacgctcgtgttttcaggaactctggtctgtttagacggctgcaacaaggtatttacttcccggaccacaaaataactgttggggatgtggagatgcctatagtcatcctcggggacccagcctacccgctaatgccctggctcatgaagccctatactggcgccctggacactgaaaaagaactcttcaactaccggctgagcaagtgcagaatggtggtggagtgtgcttttggccgtctcaaggggagatggagaagcttactgactcgctgtgatctcagcgaaaccaatatccccattgttatagcagcttgctgtgtgctccacaatctctgtgagagcaagggggagacctttatggcggggtgggaggttgaggaaaatagcctggctggtgattactcacagccagacagccgggcgattagaagagaccagcgggaagcgctgtgcatccgggaggctttgaaagcaaagttcctgagtgagcagggtaacctgtgattttatagtttgtgtactgagaagctaaacctgcccccgtttctttacccaggtaatgttgactatcctatccagttacatacccccttcaccccccctccaacacacgtgtcaaaataaaaatagttctactttgttaaagcacaccgttttctttaatactgttttagcgggaattttttaaaactgggacgcagactgtggtgcggggcgggtctagtgttgtgatgcgaatgcagcttctaaactcaaggattgacaggctccgctgcggtgggatgcttgtttcaacggagcctgtcacccctcctgatcgggactgtgtgtatgggaggtctatttgactttgtggcagggggaggacggttacagatcccatgctgtgtggctctgtgatcctgtctaaggaccggcgcttaagatctgtaactgccctcccccgccacaaagtcacagagcaacccaccccccccaacattacatcaaaacaacctcccagactaaccggggcaactagtcactgcatcactgcactgtgtatgtgccctgctgctgtgcctgcccccgactatgtaccctgccaaaggagactgtcctgtccaatttccaaccccctttcccctcctcctccaaaagaacatgattgaaacagtagttaacagaaacgaattttttattatcaactacacatggcattgggaggtgaaacttggacgtgggcttgtgtcaggcgggaaggaaagaacttttcaaattttgggaaatgagagccttctgctactagagctctctgcaggggtggagtgagagttagcagggactctgccgcctctccttctttgcactttgggtgaggtgggtatgggacttggtggcgggggagggcggttagagatggactgcagcggggctctgtcctcctgcctccgttcctgcagaacatccacaaggcgccggagcgtgtccgtttgctccctcagtagtccaagcagcgtttgagtcgcctgctggtcttcctgccgccacctctcctcccgatccatgttggcttggtgcattcgggtcaagttctcccgccactgggtctgctgtgctgcctgggcttgggaagaggccataagctcagagaacatgtcctcccgtgtcctcttcttcctacgcctaatccgcgctagcctctgggagtgtgattccaggctaggttgtgagacagtcgcagacggggctgtggaaatgggaaaaagggagtgaattcctctgaaagataaatgtagttgtgaacaaagaacatagtctttctctgtgaacaagaccatgcacagcacctttcacatgcgcactcagcacaaggtcgaattctcggccttcgcattctgtgcctggggtcttgaacagcacatttgagaagcgaggcagcacaacggaatttctgttgcaggcagacatggtaagccgtacacttgtggcagtttaaaacttttatattaccactggcctcatttcacatttaaatcaatgtcagtccctgctgccagcaatccggcaagcgggaactctgcccctgtcccaccccctcgcggctgtccccgggaatgatccctttcggctgcccctctcccgcctccaccgcgtggctgcaaaccagcggtgacagttctgtaaaggaacgggaaagcagtcccaacactaacattcccctacctaattaaaagcaggtcaccatggccgacatcaccctgatgaggatctccgagagcgacaaagagagaatgctccgggaaagcctccaaagaccagggccgtatgccgccctgctgtgcagagcaatgatccccgagtacctgataatctcgtggcgcggcaacgtgtcgtacttcggaggacccaataaggccgctctccccaagaacctcatgcaacggctttcaagttacctccaggagagcttcatcgagatgtcccaggaggattactgctctatccccgcacatatagaccgcattttactgtagctgcagtagcagggaatacacagtagagcggcttgtgcaggacaatcactgaaaaccggacattgctagatttcttttcaaaacttgcactgccccttactaaaccgttaagcgcctagggcacactaatcatgaacaacccattcttttaattgttaatattcctgttttgttaaaaataaatgtttagatgtttacaacacttactggctgatccttcaccagattctgtgtccggggtaatggctggggacgcttcgtaggggatctctgtaagggtgatgaagagatcctggctgtcggggaaatcagcgttgtgagagctgccaactgcctcgccctcctcatctccttcctcatcttccccgtcccctaacatgtctgaggaaccggccgtggacagtatcccatcctcagagtccacggtcactggtggggtagtggtggcggcagcaccgaggatggaatgcagtgcctcgtagaaacgggatgtctggggatgggatccggagcgtccgtttgcctctttggtcttctggtagccttgtctcagctccttgattttcacgcggcactgcgttgcatcccggctgtatcctctctctgccatgtctttagagatcttctcgtagatctttgcattccttcttttggatcgcagctcggaaagcacgcactcatcgccccacacagcgatgagatccaagacttcacgatcagtccatgctggggctctctttctattcccagactgcacggccatcactgctggagagctctgcatcgttgccagtgctgctgtgctcgccacgatgtccagacaggaaatgagattcaaactggccagacaggaaaaggaattcaaattcaaattttcccggggcttttcctgtgtggctggtcagagcatccgagctcgcactgctgtccagagcgtcaacagagtggtgcactgtgggatagctcccggagctattagcgtcgatttccatccacacctagcctaattcgacatggccatgtcgaatttggcgctactcccctcgtcggggaggagtacagaagtcgaattaaagagacctctatgtcgaactaaatagcatcgcagtgtggacgggtgcagggttaattcgatttaacggcgctaacttcgacataaacgcctagtgtagaccaggccttagacttgcgtgttttattttattttgcttggtaattcactttgttctgtctgttattacttggaaccacttaaatcctattttttgtatttaataaaatcactttttacttattaattaacccagagtatgtattaatacctggggagggccaaacagctgtgcatatctctctatcagtgttatagagggcgaacaatttatgagtttaccctgtataagctttatacaggataaaatgaatttatttggggtttggaccccattgggagttgagtaTCTGagagctggagacaggagcacttcttaagctgttttcagttaagcctgcagctttcggttcagacctgggtctgtgtttgtagcaggctagcgtgtctggtaCAACCACGCAAGGCACGGAAGTCTCAAGCTGGCAGGGAatacaggctcagaggtagtctcagcacatcaggtggcagtcccagagggggtttctgtgatccaacccatcacattcAGCTCAGCTGCATTGAGTGTGGGGATGAGTGCCCTGCCCTTCTATGAAAAGTTAATCACGCTTTCTCCTCTTTCTCTTTGTGACATCTCTCCTTCCCATTGGATTTGAGTAACTCAGCTA
Protein-coding regions in this window:
- the LOC135975355 gene encoding uncharacterized protein LOC135975355, producing MQSSPAVMAVQSGNRKRAPAWTDREVLDLIAVWGDECVLSELRSKRRNAKIYEKISKDMAERGYSRDATQCRVKIKELRQGYQKTKEANGRSGSHPQTSRFYEALHSILGAAATTTPPVTVDSEDGILSTAGSSDMLGDGEDEEGDEEGEAVGSSHNADFPDSQDLFITLTEIPYEASPAITPDTESGEGSATPSATVSQPSLESHSQRLARIRRRKKRTREDMFSELMASSQAQAAQQTQWRENLTRMHQANMDREERWRQEDQQATQTLLGLLREQTDTLRRLVDVLQERRQEDRAPLQSISNRPPPPPSPIPTSPKVQRRRGGRVPANSHSTPAESSSSRRLSFPKI